The Streptomyces vietnamensis genome contains a region encoding:
- a CDS encoding SSI family serine proteinase inhibitor: MNKIITAVAAVLLATALAPAATAAPAPVQDTRLQLTVERTENGQDTVGVVWLDCPDSGRPAHPHRAEACADLEAAGGDFDRLPGRDTAVCSNEATPVTVTADGSYHGREVHWTDTYENDCTRQLATGNVFEF, from the coding sequence ATGAACAAGATCATCACCGCTGTCGCCGCCGTGCTCCTCGCCACCGCACTCGCACCCGCCGCGACCGCCGCCCCGGCACCGGTCCAGGACACCCGCCTCCAGCTGACCGTCGAGCGCACCGAGAACGGCCAGGACACCGTCGGGGTCGTCTGGCTCGACTGCCCCGACAGCGGACGCCCCGCCCACCCGCACCGGGCCGAGGCCTGCGCGGACCTGGAAGCCGCCGGCGGCGACTTCGACCGCCTCCCCGGCCGGGACACCGCCGTCTGCTCCAACGAAGCCACCCCCGTCACCGTGACCGCGGACGGCAGCTACCACGGCCGTGAAGTCCACTGGACAGACACGTACGAAAACGACTGCACACGCCAGCTGGCGACGGGCAATGTCTTCGAGTTCTAA
- a CDS encoding HNH endonuclease family protein, with the protein MITNLMRRALPVLALATVPVLTTALPAAATVPAAQSAPLAQQGSLQDSAGLPTPVLMPLFEAIDQIPVAAEHREGYSRTLYKHWNKGLNPADGCNTRKEVILAEAIEAPEVGDRCALTGGSWLSKYDNVVVTDAARLDVDHFVPLAEVYDSEQTPWSPARREAYANDQDSPDTLIAVTAASNRSKADKDPAEWLPSDATYHCTYAATWVGTKLRWDLAADEAERQALLGLAEDCPTTMVSYEPVL; encoded by the coding sequence ATGATCACCAACCTGATGCGGCGGGCTCTGCCCGTGCTGGCCCTGGCTACCGTCCCCGTTCTCACCACAGCGCTGCCGGCAGCAGCCACTGTCCCGGCCGCTCAGTCGGCCCCCCTGGCCCAGCAGGGTTCCCTCCAGGACAGCGCAGGTCTGCCGACGCCGGTGCTGATGCCACTGTTCGAGGCCATCGACCAGATTCCCGTCGCGGCCGAGCACCGCGAGGGGTACAGCCGGACCCTCTACAAGCACTGGAACAAGGGCCTCAACCCGGCTGACGGATGCAACACCCGCAAGGAGGTCATCCTTGCCGAAGCCATCGAAGCGCCTGAGGTGGGGGATCGCTGCGCGCTGACGGGTGGGTCCTGGCTCAGCAAGTACGACAACGTCGTGGTCACCGACGCGGCCCGCCTCGACGTGGACCACTTCGTACCGCTCGCCGAAGTGTACGACTCCGAGCAGACGCCGTGGAGCCCGGCACGGCGTGAGGCGTACGCGAACGACCAGGACAGCCCCGACACCCTGATCGCGGTCACCGCGGCCTCCAACCGGTCCAAGGCCGACAAGGACCCGGCCGAATGGCTGCCCTCGGACGCCACCTACCACTGCACCTACGCCGCGACCTGGGTCGGCACAAAGCTGCGCTGGGACCTCGCCGCCGACGAAGCCGAACGCCAGGCTCTCCTCGGACTCGCTGAGGACTGCCCCACGACCATGGTCAGCTACGAACCCGTTCTATAG
- a CDS encoding tetratricopeptide repeat protein — protein MSNLGIRLSDVGHRAEALPVSEEAVEICRRLAVGNPAAYEPNLAHSLTVLAMVAMRWGDLSGALRVTAEAVELYRRRIVTTPTLLPKLHTVLKLQALVLDKLGRPEDAETVRRWLGEDPLPPGSHN, from the coding sequence CTGTCCAACCTGGGCATCCGGCTGTCGGATGTGGGGCATCGTGCGGAGGCCCTGCCTGTGTCCGAGGAGGCGGTGGAGATCTGCCGCAGGCTGGCCGTCGGCAACCCCGCCGCCTACGAGCCCAACCTCGCCCACTCGCTGACTGTCTTGGCAATGGTCGCCATGAGATGGGGCGACCTTTCCGGGGCTCTACGGGTGACGGCAGAGGCTGTGGAGCTCTACCGCCGTCGTATCGTCACGACACCCACGCTGCTTCCGAAACTTCATACCGTGCTGAAGTTGCAAGCGTTGGTGCTCGACAAGCTTGGCCGCCCAGAGGACGCGGAGACAGTGCGCCGTTGGCTGGGGGAGGATCCGCTTCCACCCGGTTCTCACAATTGA